CGAAAGCGCCGACCAATCCATTAAATGTCATCCATTAAGAAGCGATCTTCATTCGACGCTAAAGCCATTATTCGGCGTTAAAACCCTTATTCAGCGTTAAAACCATAGTTACGCAAAATGGATTGTCCCTCATCCTCTTGCAACCACTGATAGAAAGCCGTGGCAATGTCTCCAGCCTGATTGGTCAGTACCATGCGCTGGCGAAGCGGGCTATGCCACTCTTCGGGGATAAGTACGTACTCACTTCGCTCACCTAGTGTGGGAGCCAGCGCCAAGGAGTAAGCCACCAGGCCACCGCGCGCATCGTCGGAGAGCGCAAACTGCGCCGCCTGGGAGACGTTTTCGCCCAGTATCCGCAGCGGCTCTGTTTGCTCCCAAAGCCCGGCGTGCTCAAGCGCCTGCTGTGCCGCCACGCCATAGGGCGCGTGTTCGGGGTTGGCCAGGGCGATGCGTTCAGTAGCACCCGCCTCTAACGCGGTTTGAACCGCTTCAAGAGGCGTCTCCTCGTTAGGCAAATCACCACGCCCTGCGCGCTGCAGCCACACTAAACGACCAATGGCGTAAATCACGCCCTCATCTTGTGTGTAGCCCTCTTCATAGAGCGCTTGAACGTAGCGCTCGTCAGCAGAGAGATAGAGCTCAAAAGGCGCACCCTGGGCTATTTGACGCCGGAAGTTGCCCGACGAGCCAAAGTTTAGCCGCAGGGCGTGACCGGTTTCCTGCTGAAACTGCTCGGCGGCTTCGGTCAGCGCAAACTGCAGATCAGAGGCCGCCGCCACGATAGGCGCCCCCGCCTGTGCGGGGGCGCCTACCAGAAGCAAACAGGTTAGCAGCCACCCATAGATTACTTTAGCTTTTCGCATGCTCGTCAGTAATCTCCATTACCTTCATGGTATTGGTGCCACCATGGGCGTTCATATGGTCGCCGCGAGTCAGGATCACATGGTCGCCTGGTTTGGAGATGCCGGTCTTCACTAGCAGCTCCAAGGCACGATCGTTTAGCTCGGTGGCGCTCATTTCGGAGGTATCAAACGGCAACGAAACGACGCCGCGGTAGAGCGCCATACGACGCTGGGCGATAGGGTTATGCGCCAAGCCGACAATCGGCAGACCCGAACGAATGCGCGAAGCGATCAATGGCGTATAGCCCGATGAGGTCATACAGGCAATCGCGGTAATGCCGGTCATATGGTTGGCCGCGTACATGGCGGAAAGCGCGATGGTCTCGTCTGGGCGGGTAAAGCCTTCATGAATGCGGTGGCCGGACTCCTGGGCGGTTTTTTCCCGCTCAGCGCCCAGGCAAACGCGTGACATGGCTTCTACGGTTTCCAGCGGGTAGTCGCCTGCCGCGGTTTCCGCCGAGAGCATGACCGCATCGCTACCATCCAGCACCGCGTTGGCCACGTCAAACACCTCAGCGCGGGTGGGAAGTGGCGATGAAATCATGCTTTCCATCATTTGCGTGGCGGTAATGACCGCTCGGTTGAGCGAACGCGCTCGTTTGATCATGCGCTTTTGCACGCCGACCAACTTGGCATCGCCAATTTCTACGCCTAGATCACCTCGCGCCACCATAACCGCTTCAGAAGCTTCGATAATGCCATCCAGGGTGGCGTCATCCGCTACGGCTTCGGCACGTTCGACTTTGGCCACCAGGCCAATCTCTTTTCCTTCCTCGCCCAATAAGCGGCGTGCTTCGAGCATATCTTCAGCATGGCGGGGGAAAGAAATGGCCAGGTAATCGACGCCAATCTCAACGGCGGTCTTAAGGTCTTCTTTATCTTTTTCGGTCAATGCCGGAGCTGAGAGCCCGCCGCCCTGCTTGTTGATGCCTTTATGGTTAGAGAGCTTGCCACCCACGACCACGGTGGTATGCACCTGTTGGCCGTCAACACGGGCCACATCCAGCACTAATCGGCCGTCATCTAGCAGCAGGCGATCACCGGCGGTCACGTCT
This Vreelandella neptunia DNA region includes the following protein-coding sequences:
- the modA gene encoding molybdate ABC transporter substrate-binding protein gives rise to the protein MRKAKVIYGWLLTCLLLVGAPAQAGAPIVAAASDLQFALTEAAEQFQQETGHALRLNFGSSGNFRRQIAQGAPFELYLSADERYVQALYEEGYTQDEGVIYAIGRLVWLQRAGRGDLPNEETPLEAVQTALEAGATERIALANPEHAPYGVAAQQALEHAGLWEQTEPLRILGENVSQAAQFALSDDARGGLVAYSLALAPTLGERSEYVLIPEEWHSPLRQRMVLTNQAGDIATAFYQWLQEDEGQSILRNYGFNAE
- the pyk gene encoding pyruvate kinase, with the translated sequence MNALHYSSIRRTKIVATLGPASDREGVLEAMLKAGVDVVRLNFSHGTADDHRRRLTEVREIAAQLGRSVAVLGDLQGPKIRIARFRDGAVVLKEGQPFILDMALDGDAGDMHQVGCDYKTLSQDVTAGDRLLLDDGRLVLDVARVDGQQVHTTVVVGGKLSNHKGINKQGGGLSAPALTEKDKEDLKTAVEIGVDYLAISFPRHAEDMLEARRLLGEEGKEIGLVAKVERAEAVADDATLDGIIEASEAVMVARGDLGVEIGDAKLVGVQKRMIKRARSLNRAVITATQMMESMISSPLPTRAEVFDVANAVLDGSDAVMLSAETAAGDYPLETVEAMSRVCLGAEREKTAQESGHRIHEGFTRPDETIALSAMYAANHMTGITAIACMTSSGYTPLIASRIRSGLPIVGLAHNPIAQRRMALYRGVVSLPFDTSEMSATELNDRALELLVKTGISKPGDHVILTRGDHMNAHGGTNTMKVMEITDEHAKS